From Paralcaligenes sp. KSB-10:
CCCGCCTCATTCATAGTGGGCACGTCGGGCAAAATAGAGGAGCGTTTCAGGCCGGTCGTTGCAATGGCATGAACCCGCCCTGCCTTGATGAGGCTATTCATGGTTGCGATGGAGTCGAACATGTAATTCACCTCGCCTCCGACAACGCCGGTTCTTGCCTGGCCGCTGCTTTTGTAAGGCACATGCTGGACCTGAATGCCCGCCATCGACTTGAACAACTCACCGGCAATATGGTAGGGAGTGCCGGTTCCCGAGCTCGCATAGTTCAGTTTTCCAGGCTCGGATTTCGCCATGGCGATCAAGCCCTTGAGGTCTTTAACCTTGACCTTGTCATTTGTCACCAAGACCAGGCTAGCCTGGTTGATCGGTGCCACGGGAGCGAAGTCGCGCAGCAATTGATAGGGCTTTTCTTTCAGCAAAGTTTCGTTCACGGTTTGCGTGTTCGACATCACCAGCAAGGTATAGCCATCGGGTGCGGCTTTGGCGACGAATGTCGTGCCAATCACGGCGCCTGCGCCCGGCTTGTTCTCCACGATAAAGGTTTGACCCAGTTTTTGCTGCAATTTCTGGGCCAGTTGACGCGCATAGACGTCGGCGGAGCCGCCCGCTCCGAAAGGAACAACTATGGTAACCGCATGATTCGGGTATGCATCGGCGGCATGAGCACCCATACCGACAGACATCAAGCCCGCCGTTACCGAAGACAGTATTAATGATTGGATTTTTTTCCCTGGCAGCACTATTTCATCTCCTTTATTGCTTATGAATATATGTTCACGACGGGCGGATTGCAGCGGTCAGGCGGCAGGTTTGCCCACTTGTGAACTCAGTAGCTTGATATCAAAGCTTGATTTATGATGTACAGCTTGTCCGATCAAAAGAGTACCAATAAATACAATTAAAGACAAGATGTTCTATAAAAATAGACCAAAACAAAAATGAAAGAAATCGATTTACATAACGCCCGACATGCCGGAATCGCGACTGGCAGAACGATGCCGGTCCCGGGAAATCAAACAGCAAGCCAAAAAAAAGCCCGCCGAAGCGGGTCTTTTTTGGCAGTAACATCAAACTTATTTCGCTGATTTCTCAATAGCGTGTCCCGCATTTGAAATGTCCTGGCCAGCACCGGCTACCGTATTGGCGCAACCCGCCAGGCCCATGCACGCTAATACAAGCAGTGACAGCAAAGCTTTGAACCGCATTCTCGTCTCCTTGAAAATTGCAATAATTATTTGACAGCCACTTTGAGTTCGCCCAAACCGGCAATCGCCCCCACCATGGTATCGCCAGCCACGACCGGACCGACCCCTTCCGGAGTACCGGTAAAGATGATATCG
This genomic window contains:
- a CDS encoding entericidin A/B family lipoprotein, which codes for MGLAGCANTVAGAGQDISNAGHAIEKSAK
- a CDS encoding tripartite tricarboxylate transporter substrate binding protein, with product MSVGMGAHAADAYPNHAVTIVVPFGAGGSADVYARQLAQKLQQKLGQTFIVENKPGAGAVIGTTFVAKAAPDGYTLLVMSNTQTVNETLLKEKPYQLLRDFAPVAPINQASLVLVTNDKVKVKDLKGLIAMAKSEPGKLNYASSGTGTPYHIAGELFKSMAGIQVQHVPYKSSGQARTGVVGGEVNYMFDSIATMNSLIKAGRVHAIATTGLKRSSILPDVPTMNEAGVKGYHANIWLGLLAPKDTPKDVVETLNKAVSAIDGEPEIKAAWAKDGVEPMVMNTSQFKKYIEEDVERLGKIVKEAHITIQ